The Actinomyces sp. oral taxon 414 genome has a segment encoding these proteins:
- a CDS encoding transglutaminase domain-containing protein encodes MSPRRSEDTAPRRRPAPPPPPPAGPPRPALWRLLVVAALLAPVACLHEPVFGDGAGLRAAGAGCAVGLLIAAASTRWRWDALSTLAAVLAAHLLGGGAAALPTTTVHGVVPTALTIQTLVIQTVRSWKDLLTLMPLASAYVGPAVMPWMSGLLCSLAAGLLTVRARRPMLGTAPIMLLGALGIAFGPTGVRPAVWPAVAWFCAVLAWWAWIGSRMSLESGEDIRVGRTAVGLTMTRTATRGASRAVARTGRRVVVAALTLALAGGTGLAATAGLGPWQRVVGRDLITPPLDARQYPSPLAAFRHYTSDLEETTLVQVAGLPEGARLRLAAMDVYDGTTFTMSPAGTHPGDGYLSVGTRMPAFDVPDDSAPAQMTISSSGLLGPWVPTTGAVTALTFTGGDAVAQQDGLHLNRWAQALLTTGPTASMTYSLDTMVEPEWSDGQLQGVEAPPPRGEDRHVPQVVSDLATRVAGSEQTPLARARAIERYLTTNGYYSNEDTAASRPGHRSDRLQRMLEADQLIGDDEQYAALMALMLHSLGVNARVVMGLYPPGGGQSAALHGGDVHVWVEVEFDGVGWQTFDPTPPYDQTPQTEVTRPRSVPQPQVLQPPEPPDAPVELPPSTSDKPAGQPNDEDRSLPWGIIGAAGAGLLLLVGPVVLIVAAKALRRRRRRRAEPARALTGSWDEVVDLATDSGIDVPVHLTRQEAAWMLADELGPAAEAGPAAAKGAAEETGPATELGPPPEAGPVSEVGPPPEASPVREAGSAEETDSPPEAGPAEEASPPSEIGPVPSSPPEASPVREAGLPRQADPEPRTDAAPAPGTSPAMPPSFAPGSLPAPAPASIPALPPASAPVSLSAPTPETAVASLSASTPASAPVSPSAPTPASAAALLSASTPASAPVSPSAPTPASAVTSLSAPTPETAPASEPEAIPAPKPAPDSSPAPAPAPASSPETAPAPEPEPIPAPETNPAPGAAAAPRRPVTGWSDPDEAVPVVVSIARRADVASFAEGATTPEEARTAWTEVDALRRGMRRSTGPFARARRTLSPRSLRARRRRRRASRRRKGKDSGRKDN; translated from the coding sequence ATGAGCCCGCGCCGATCCGAGGACACCGCCCCCCGCCGCCGGCCCGCCCCGCCCCCGCCCCCGCCCGCCGGCCCGCCCCGCCCCGCCCTGTGGCGCCTCCTCGTCGTGGCCGCCCTCCTGGCCCCGGTCGCCTGCCTGCACGAGCCCGTCTTCGGCGACGGCGCGGGCCTGCGGGCCGCGGGCGCCGGCTGCGCCGTCGGCCTGCTCATCGCCGCGGCCTCCACCCGGTGGCGCTGGGACGCGCTGTCCACGCTCGCGGCGGTGCTCGCCGCCCACCTGCTGGGCGGCGGGGCGGCCGCCCTGCCCACGACGACCGTGCACGGCGTCGTGCCCACGGCGCTGACCATCCAGACCCTCGTCATCCAGACGGTCCGGTCCTGGAAGGACCTGCTGACCCTCATGCCGCTGGCCTCCGCCTACGTCGGCCCGGCGGTCATGCCCTGGATGTCCGGGCTCCTGTGCTCCCTGGCGGCGGGCCTGCTCACCGTGCGCGCGCGCCGCCCCATGCTGGGCACCGCGCCCATTATGCTCCTGGGCGCCCTGGGCATCGCCTTCGGGCCGACCGGCGTGCGCCCCGCCGTGTGGCCCGCCGTCGCCTGGTTCTGCGCCGTACTGGCGTGGTGGGCCTGGATCGGCAGCCGCATGAGCCTGGAGTCCGGCGAGGACATCCGCGTCGGGCGCACCGCGGTGGGTCTGACCATGACCCGCACCGCCACGCGCGGGGCCTCCCGCGCCGTCGCGCGCACCGGCCGGAGGGTCGTCGTCGCCGCGCTCACACTGGCCCTGGCCGGGGGCACCGGCCTGGCCGCCACCGCCGGGCTCGGCCCGTGGCAGCGGGTCGTGGGGCGCGACCTGATCACCCCGCCGCTGGACGCCCGCCAGTACCCCTCGCCGCTGGCCGCCTTCCGCCACTACACTTCGGACCTGGAGGAGACGACCCTGGTCCAGGTCGCCGGCCTGCCGGAGGGGGCCCGACTCCGCCTGGCCGCCATGGACGTCTACGACGGCACCACCTTCACCATGAGCCCGGCCGGCACCCACCCCGGCGACGGCTACCTGAGCGTGGGCACCAGAATGCCCGCCTTCGACGTCCCCGACGACTCCGCCCCGGCCCAGATGACCATAAGCTCCTCCGGCCTGCTCGGCCCGTGGGTCCCCACCACGGGCGCCGTCACCGCCCTGACCTTCACCGGGGGCGACGCCGTCGCCCAGCAGGACGGACTGCACCTGAACCGCTGGGCCCAGGCCCTGCTCACCACCGGCCCCACCGCCTCCATGACCTACAGCCTGGACACCATGGTGGAGCCCGAGTGGTCCGACGGCCAGCTCCAGGGCGTCGAGGCGCCCCCGCCCAGGGGCGAGGACCGCCACGTGCCGCAGGTCGTGTCCGACCTGGCCACCCGGGTCGCCGGATCCGAACAGACCCCGCTCGCCCGCGCCCGCGCCATTGAACGGTACCTGACGACCAACGGCTACTACTCCAACGAGGACACCGCGGCCTCGCGGCCCGGCCACCGCAGCGACCGCCTCCAGCGCATGCTCGAGGCCGACCAGCTCATCGGCGACGACGAGCAGTACGCGGCCCTCATGGCCCTCATGCTGCACTCCCTGGGCGTCAACGCCCGCGTCGTCATGGGGCTCTACCCGCCCGGCGGCGGCCAGAGCGCCGCCCTGCACGGCGGCGACGTGCACGTGTGGGTCGAGGTCGAGTTCGACGGCGTCGGCTGGCAGACCTTCGACCCCACCCCGCCCTACGACCAGACCCCGCAGACCGAGGTCACCCGGCCGCGATCCGTGCCCCAGCCCCAGGTCCTCCAGCCACCCGAGCCGCCCGACGCCCCCGTCGAGCTGCCCCCCTCGACGTCGGACAAGCCGGCCGGCCAGCCGAACGACGAGGACCGCTCCCTGCCCTGGGGGATTATCGGCGCGGCCGGCGCCGGCCTGCTGCTGCTCGTGGGACCGGTGGTCCTCATCGTCGCGGCCAAGGCGCTGCGGCGGCGCCGACGGCGCCGGGCCGAGCCCGCCCGCGCTCTGACCGGATCCTGGGACGAGGTCGTCGACCTGGCGACCGACTCGGGCATTGACGTCCCCGTCCATCTCACCCGCCAGGAGGCCGCCTGGATGCTCGCCGACGAGCTCGGTCCGGCGGCGGAGGCCGGGCCGGCCGCGGCGAAGGGGGCGGCCGAGGAGACCGGGCCGGCGACGGAGCTCGGCCCGCCGCCGGAGGCTGGGCCGGTTTCGGAGGTCGGCCCGCCGCCGGAGGCCAGCCCGGTGCGAGAGGCTGGCTCGGCCGAGGAGACCGACTCGCCGCCGGAGGCTGGGCCGGCCGAGGAGGCCAGCCCGCCCTCAGAGATTGGCCCGGTGCCGAGCTCGCCGCCGGAGGCCAGCCCGGTGCGAGAGGCCGGCCTGCCGCGACAGGCCGACCCGGAGCCGAGGACGGATGCCGCGCCGGCGCCGGGGACGAGTCCCGCCATGCCCCCGTCCTTCGCCCCGGGGTCGCTCCCCGCCCCCGCTCCGGCGTCGATTCCGGCGCTGCCCCCGGCGTCGGCCCCGGTTTCATTGTCGGCCCCTACTCCGGAGACGGCTGTTGCGTCGTTGTCTGCGTCCACGCCGGCGTCTGCCCCGGTCTCCCCGTCGGCCCCTACGCCGGCGTCGGCCGCCGCTCTGCTGTCTGCGTCCACGCCGGCGTCTGCCCCAGTCTCCCCGTCGGCCCCTACGCCGGCGTCGGCTGTTACGTCCTTGTCGGCTCCCACCCCGGAGACGGCCCCCGCCTCGGAACCGGAGGCGATCCCTGCTCCGAAACCAGCTCCGGACTCTTCTCCGGCGCCCGCCCCGGCCCCGGCGTCGTCTCCGGAGACGGCCCCCGCTCCGGAACCGGAGCCGATCCCCGCTCCGGAGACGAACCCGGCCCCGGGCGCCGCCGCGGCGCCGCGCAGACCCGTGACCGGCTGGTCGGACCCCGACGAGGCCGTCCCCGTCGTCGTCTCCATCGCCCGGCGCGCCGACGTCGCCAGCTTCGCCGAGGGGGCCACCACGCCTGAGGAGGCCCGCACCGCCTGGACGGAGGTGGACGCGCTGCGACGGGGGATGCGGCGCTCGACCGGGCCGTTCGCCCGCGCGCGCCGGACCCTGTCCCCGCGCTCACTGCGCGCCCGGCGCCGTCGTCGTCGGGCATCCCGCCGCCGCAAGGGGAAGGACAGCGGAAGGAAGGACAACTGA
- a CDS encoding DUF58 domain-containing protein, whose amino-acid sequence MSAAGPPPPDGPRVRDERAGGTRGPLRPLAAPVRRLGGALGRAAGPLRILTPAGRAVAVTGLAAALVAAAAGWVEACAIACCCAVVLLVALAQVAVPSPHAVSLRLSNRRVVAGQTAIGEIAVTNRRARRAGAGVIELPIGSGAGQILVPPLAGHETWNEVFSVVTRRRGLIRIGPAHAVRADALGLVRRVSTWDNPETLHVHPRTVRVPFEATGFQLDVEGVVTAKLSSSDVAFHALRDYEPGDDRRHVHWASSARLGRLVVRQFEETRRSHHLLVLDTRGGAWPRDDFETAVSVAASLALADMTRSRTVWLRGRAGWLPTSAPVGLMDALAELEPDDAGADPLADVVRRAVAEHPDLSALTVVVGPDTDDEEATGLLAPAGPDVAAGVLRIRTGAVRRRLSVERGSLVDCPSVEDLPHLLLLAGTAS is encoded by the coding sequence ATGAGCGCGGCCGGTCCGCCTCCGCCGGACGGCCCGCGGGTCCGGGACGAGCGCGCGGGCGGGACCCGGGGCCCGCTCCGCCCGCTCGCGGCGCCCGTCCGCCGGCTGGGGGGCGCGCTGGGACGGGCGGCCGGGCCGCTGCGGATCCTGACCCCGGCGGGCCGGGCGGTCGCCGTCACGGGCCTGGCCGCCGCCCTGGTCGCCGCCGCGGCCGGGTGGGTCGAGGCCTGCGCGATCGCCTGCTGCTGCGCCGTCGTCCTCCTGGTGGCGCTGGCCCAGGTGGCCGTCCCCAGCCCCCACGCGGTGTCGCTGCGGCTGTCCAACCGCCGGGTGGTTGCCGGGCAGACGGCGATCGGTGAGATCGCGGTCACCAACCGGCGCGCCCGGCGGGCCGGCGCCGGGGTGATCGAGCTGCCCATCGGCTCCGGCGCCGGCCAGATCCTCGTGCCGCCCCTGGCGGGCCACGAGACCTGGAACGAGGTCTTCTCCGTGGTCACCCGCCGCCGCGGCCTGATCCGCATCGGCCCCGCCCACGCGGTGCGCGCCGACGCCCTGGGCCTGGTGCGCCGCGTGAGCACCTGGGACAACCCCGAGACCCTCCACGTGCACCCGCGCACCGTCCGCGTCCCCTTCGAGGCCACCGGCTTCCAGCTCGACGTCGAGGGCGTGGTCACCGCCAAACTGTCCTCCTCCGACGTGGCCTTCCACGCGCTGCGCGACTACGAGCCCGGCGACGACCGCCGCCACGTCCACTGGGCCTCCTCCGCCCGCCTGGGGCGGCTCGTCGTGCGCCAGTTCGAGGAGACCCGCCGCTCCCACCACCTGCTCGTCCTGGACACCCGCGGCGGGGCCTGGCCGCGCGACGACTTCGAGACGGCCGTGTCCGTGGCCGCCTCCCTCGCCCTGGCGGACATGACCCGCTCGCGCACCGTGTGGCTGCGCGGGCGCGCCGGCTGGCTGCCCACCTCCGCCCCCGTCGGCCTCATGGACGCCCTGGCCGAGCTCGAGCCCGACGACGCCGGCGCGGACCCCCTGGCCGACGTGGTCCGCCGGGCGGTGGCCGAACACCCCGACCTGTCCGCCCTCACCGTCGTCGTCGGCCCCGACACCGACGACGAGGAGGCCACCGGCCTGCTGGCCCCCGCCGGCCCCGACGTCGCCGCCGGGGTCCTGAGGATCCGCACGGGCGCGGTGCGCAGACGCCTGAGCGTGGAGCGGGGCAGCCTCGTGGACTGCCCCTCGGTGGAGGACCTGCCCCACCTGCTGCTGCTGGCGGGAACGGCCTCATGA
- a CDS encoding AAA family ATPase — MPISSEDATRFARTFAALVNGIAVALLGKESTIRLALTTMLSDGHLLLEDAPGTGKTALARAMAAVIDGTQSRIQFTPDLLPSDITGVSIYDQKTGDWVFQAGPVFAQVVLADEVNRASPKTQSALLEVMEESQVTVGGVTHPAPRPFIVIATQNPIEQAGTYPLPEAQLDRFLMKTSIGYPARAAMIDVLEGAAAPNRSRLVRPIVTAEQLTALSALAARNHTDRSVLDYVAALAEATREDDSARLGVSTRGAIAMVRCARVWAAAQGRNFVLPDDVKALAGPVWVHRVVVDPDAAFSGATAEGVVARALTSVPAPAADA; from the coding sequence ATGCCCATCAGCTCCGAGGACGCGACCCGCTTCGCCCGCACCTTCGCCGCCCTGGTCAACGGCATCGCCGTCGCCCTGCTGGGCAAGGAGTCCACCATCCGCCTGGCCCTGACCACCATGCTCTCCGATGGGCACCTCCTGCTGGAGGACGCCCCGGGCACCGGCAAGACCGCCCTGGCCCGGGCCATGGCCGCCGTCATTGACGGCACGCAGTCGCGCATCCAGTTCACCCCCGACCTGCTGCCGAGCGACATCACGGGGGTGAGCATCTACGACCAGAAGACGGGGGACTGGGTCTTCCAGGCCGGCCCCGTGTTCGCCCAGGTCGTCCTGGCCGACGAGGTCAACCGGGCCAGCCCCAAGACCCAGTCGGCGCTGCTGGAGGTCATGGAGGAGTCGCAGGTGACGGTCGGCGGGGTCACCCACCCGGCCCCCCGCCCCTTCATTGTCATCGCCACCCAGAACCCCATCGAGCAGGCCGGCACCTACCCCCTGCCCGAGGCCCAGCTCGACCGCTTCCTCATGAAGACCTCCATCGGCTACCCGGCCCGCGCCGCCATGATCGACGTCCTGGAGGGCGCCGCCGCCCCCAACCGCTCGCGCCTGGTCCGCCCCATTGTCACCGCCGAGCAGCTCACGGCCCTGTCCGCCCTGGCCGCGCGCAACCACACCGACAGGTCCGTGCTCGACTACGTGGCGGCCCTGGCCGAGGCCACCCGCGAGGACGACTCCGCCCGCCTGGGCGTGTCCACCCGCGGGGCCATAGCCATGGTGCGCTGCGCCCGGGTGTGGGCGGCCGCCCAGGGGCGCAACTTCGTCCTGCCCGACGACGTCAAGGCCCTGGCCGGTCCGGTGTGGGTGCACCGGGTCGTGGTCGACCCCGACGCCGCCTTCTCCGGCGCCACCGCCGAGGGCGTCGTCGCCCGCGCTCTGACCTCCGTGCCGGCCCCCGCCGCGGACGCATGA
- a CDS encoding Ig-like domain-containing protein — protein MRRLARRLPAIAVIVVSLIVSGLAVAYRGMPTAEVDVDDGGIWVTNESRQLVGHLNYDSRTLDSALRTDTADFDIGQAGETVTLSDLVAGSVAPIAVAEVSVGAAVSLPDTAVAVQGGDRVGVLDPDEGDLWVASASAPASTAFTPATAVATDMDGGAVTASTDGAVMAVSAAAGRFVVVQPGGRVDTAQSTTITGLPQTASLTLTAVGDRPVALDADAGTLVLPDGSVRDLRAQGVGAGSVLQAPGPDADAVLIATPTALLSVPLDGGEVTSVQATSGGDSGTPAPPVRHRGCDYAAWSGSGAYRRVCDDASASTSMTVDTLAAAGPDVVFRTNRTRIILNSTGSGTVWLPDENMVLMDNWDEVDKQLTEQENLEDSPDTTDEIADPERNEENTPPDAVDDSFGVRPGRTATLPVLQNDSDPDGDVLTAAATSEPGFGAVAATRGGRALQITGVEEDRTGSTTFTYEASDGRAVDTATVTVTVHPWSQNEGPTQLRDPAIKLGANAQIDYNVLTDWIDPDGDQIYLVSATGSEGLEVRSNEDGTVSLHDLGGGPGTRTVTVVVSDGTRPTTGTLTVDVRDAGNIPPTANADFYVARSGEPLTLEPLANDTDANGDSLSLVALSVAPEGTALTPDLSLGTVSFSSSVPGSYQFTYTVSDGPSTTLGVIRVDVVPVDSQAVPVAEDDLGVLPAGGSALVAPLANDSDPAGGVLVVQSIEVPDDLEVTLLDRHLLRVSAPAGLDAPVSVPYTVSNGQASATARVTVVPAPAEDDKRPPQLQPDSARVRVGDVGGVDVLANDASPAGLTLTVDPELVYTSDGAVGTPFVTGNLVRLEAGSAPGTLQVAYTVRDSAGNSATSTVTFEVVASGQANAAPRPQALTAWAVSGETTRIPVPLSGIDPDGDSVTLVGIEQSPARGTVELGTEWLEYTPATTGSGGTDVFTYIVEDRQGKQAVARVRVGVAPPSEYNQAPVAQNDVVLTRPDRRLSVNVTRNDLDADGDPIALVPDSLEVADDSLEPTASSPYVSLHTPAREGSYLVSYGISDSRGGVARGSLTVNVDADAPLQAPLARDDTVALADLPADGAVRVDVLANDEDPDADRSGLTVSARGEGVSVSGDQLLITPGERRRLVVYTVTDADGLSASAVVSVPGTDLTGPVLDSTRVPVTVRSGEDVVLDVRDYVLTRSGRTPRITDPATVTASTGVDPGISLTDETHIAFHVSADYSGRSSVSFTVRDGAADDDSALSATLTLPLRVDTARNTPPVLKPTPIRVAVGEDAVTQDLALMVRDPDGADPAGFGYAVSGIPDGVSATLDGHVLSVKAATDKKGPAGSLTVSVDDGSGAVQAQVPITIVTSTRPLTQVSEAVVEAAGAGVTEAIDITQYTINPFPSTPLRITATSVQVGRGTADPQGTTLNITPATGFHGQMTVVYRVMDATGDADRVVEGTVRLVVRDRPDAPTDVHASATGAGRALVAFQPGADNGAPITGYTLTDTSTGLDHFCAVSSCELTGLTNGVEHAFSVVAHNDVGDSPASAPSAPVLVDASPEAPAAPAAAPDGSGRITVSWQEPANEGSPITGYTVSLAGGPSLEADASARSAPFEGLVNGQTYSVTVTAHNAGGDSPPSPATQVTPVGPPQPPTVTGATVTGVTATQAGLHVTWALGDAGGRTFTSATLSAGATSTPVDPGAGAADLTIPLPGDGRVDVTVTACTDEPKCVPSPAHPVEVRATAPARPTLTVTGATTTDLTVSWSVPQASDPAATAAVTVDGREIAAGQPESGSTTATGLTPGADHTITVTLTNAAGSASATVTAATLPRVSLTLAECTGKEAGHGPGCRTYSLTAQSWPASLGSMTCTVASDLTDPANPNRPLTAPAVTLTGTTPVPSGIAVGYTTQGALDAHAAELVTCTGP, from the coding sequence GTGCGGCGCCTGGCCCGGCGCCTGCCCGCCATCGCGGTCATTGTCGTCTCCCTCATTGTCTCCGGCCTGGCCGTGGCCTACCGGGGCATGCCCACCGCCGAGGTCGACGTCGACGACGGCGGCATCTGGGTCACCAACGAGTCCCGCCAGCTGGTGGGCCACCTCAACTACGACTCGCGCACCCTGGACTCCGCGCTGCGCACCGACACCGCGGACTTCGACATCGGCCAGGCCGGCGAAACCGTCACCCTGTCCGACCTCGTCGCCGGCTCCGTCGCCCCCATCGCCGTCGCCGAGGTCTCCGTGGGCGCCGCCGTCTCCCTGCCCGACACCGCCGTGGCCGTCCAGGGCGGCGATCGCGTCGGCGTGCTCGACCCCGACGAGGGCGACCTGTGGGTCGCCTCCGCCTCCGCGCCCGCCTCCACGGCCTTCACCCCCGCCACCGCCGTGGCCACCGACATGGACGGCGGGGCCGTGACCGCCTCCACCGACGGCGCGGTCATGGCCGTGTCCGCCGCCGCGGGCCGCTTCGTCGTCGTGCAGCCCGGCGGGCGCGTCGACACGGCCCAGTCCACGACCATCACCGGCCTGCCGCAGACCGCCTCCCTGACCCTGACCGCCGTCGGCGACAGGCCCGTGGCCCTGGACGCCGACGCCGGCACCCTCGTCCTGCCCGACGGCTCCGTGCGCGACCTGCGCGCCCAGGGCGTGGGCGCCGGCTCGGTCCTCCAGGCGCCCGGCCCCGACGCCGACGCCGTCCTCATCGCCACGCCCACCGCCCTGCTGTCCGTGCCCCTGGACGGCGGGGAGGTCACCTCGGTCCAGGCGACCTCCGGCGGCGACTCCGGCACGCCCGCGCCCCCCGTGCGCCACCGGGGCTGCGACTACGCCGCCTGGTCCGGCTCGGGCGCCTACCGGCGCGTGTGCGACGACGCCTCCGCCTCCACCTCCATGACGGTGGACACGCTCGCCGCCGCCGGCCCCGACGTCGTCTTCCGCACCAACCGGACCCGCATTATTCTCAACAGCACCGGCTCGGGCACGGTGTGGCTGCCCGACGAGAACATGGTCCTCATGGACAACTGGGACGAGGTCGACAAGCAGCTCACCGAGCAGGAGAACCTCGAGGACTCCCCGGACACCACCGACGAGATCGCCGACCCCGAGCGCAACGAGGAGAACACCCCGCCCGACGCCGTCGACGACTCCTTCGGCGTGCGGCCCGGGCGCACCGCCACCCTGCCCGTGCTCCAGAACGACTCCGACCCCGACGGCGACGTCCTGACCGCCGCCGCCACCTCCGAGCCGGGCTTCGGCGCCGTCGCCGCCACCCGCGGCGGGCGCGCCCTCCAGATCACCGGCGTGGAGGAGGACCGCACCGGCTCGACCACCTTCACCTACGAGGCCTCCGACGGGCGGGCCGTCGACACCGCCACCGTCACCGTGACCGTTCACCCCTGGAGCCAGAACGAGGGCCCCACCCAGCTGCGCGACCCCGCGATCAAACTGGGCGCCAACGCCCAGATCGACTACAACGTCCTGACCGACTGGATCGACCCCGACGGCGACCAGATCTACCTCGTGTCCGCCACCGGCTCCGAGGGCCTGGAGGTGCGCTCCAACGAGGACGGCACCGTCTCGCTGCACGACCTGGGCGGCGGGCCCGGGACCAGGACCGTCACCGTCGTCGTCTCCGACGGCACCCGGCCCACCACCGGGACCCTGACCGTTGACGTGCGCGACGCCGGCAATATCCCGCCCACCGCCAACGCCGACTTCTACGTGGCCCGCAGCGGCGAGCCCCTCACCCTCGAGCCCCTGGCCAACGACACCGACGCCAACGGCGACTCCCTGAGCCTGGTGGCCCTGTCGGTCGCCCCGGAGGGCACCGCCCTGACCCCGGACCTGTCCCTGGGCACCGTCTCCTTCTCCTCGTCGGTGCCCGGCTCCTACCAGTTCACCTACACCGTCTCCGACGGGCCGTCCACCACCCTGGGCGTCATCAGGGTCGACGTCGTCCCCGTGGACTCCCAGGCCGTGCCCGTGGCCGAGGACGACCTGGGCGTCCTGCCCGCCGGCGGCTCGGCGCTCGTGGCCCCACTGGCCAACGACTCCGACCCGGCCGGCGGGGTGCTCGTGGTGCAGAGCATCGAGGTCCCCGACGACCTGGAGGTCACCCTCCTGGACCGCCACCTGCTGCGCGTGAGCGCCCCGGCCGGCCTCGACGCCCCCGTCTCGGTGCCCTACACGGTCTCCAACGGGCAGGCCAGCGCCACCGCCCGCGTCACCGTCGTGCCCGCCCCCGCCGAGGACGACAAGCGCCCGCCCCAGCTCCAGCCGGACTCGGCCAGGGTCCGCGTCGGCGACGTCGGCGGGGTCGACGTCCTGGCCAATGACGCCTCCCCGGCGGGACTGACCCTGACCGTGGACCCCGAGCTCGTCTACACCTCCGACGGCGCCGTCGGCACCCCCTTCGTCACCGGCAACCTGGTGCGCCTGGAGGCCGGGTCGGCCCCCGGCACGCTCCAGGTGGCCTACACCGTGCGCGACTCCGCCGGGAACTCGGCCACCTCCACCGTCACCTTCGAGGTCGTGGCCTCCGGGCAGGCCAACGCCGCGCCCCGGCCGCAGGCCCTGACCGCCTGGGCCGTCAGCGGGGAGACCACCCGCATACCCGTACCGCTCAGCGGCATCGACCCCGACGGCGACTCGGTGACACTGGTGGGCATCGAGCAGTCCCCGGCCCGGGGCACGGTCGAGCTGGGCACCGAGTGGCTGGAGTACACCCCGGCGACCACCGGCTCGGGCGGGACCGACGTGTTCACCTACATCGTCGAGGACCGCCAGGGCAAGCAGGCGGTGGCCCGCGTGCGCGTGGGGGTGGCCCCGCCCAGCGAGTACAACCAGGCCCCCGTCGCCCAGAACGACGTCGTGCTCACCCGGCCCGACCGGCGCCTGTCGGTCAATGTCACCCGCAACGACCTGGACGCCGACGGCGACCCCATCGCCCTGGTGCCCGACTCGCTCGAGGTCGCCGACGACTCCCTGGAGCCCACCGCCTCCAGCCCCTACGTCTCCCTGCACACCCCCGCCCGGGAGGGCTCCTACCTCGTCTCCTACGGCATCTCCGACTCGCGCGGGGGCGTCGCCCGCGGCTCCCTGACCGTCAACGTCGACGCCGACGCTCCCCTCCAGGCGCCCCTCGCCCGCGACGACACCGTGGCCCTGGCCGACCTGCCCGCGGACGGCGCCGTGCGCGTGGACGTCCTGGCCAATGACGAGGACCCGGACGCGGACCGCTCCGGGCTGACGGTCTCCGCCCGCGGCGAGGGGGTGTCCGTGTCCGGCGACCAGCTGCTCATCACCCCCGGCGAGCGGCGCCGCCTGGTGGTCTACACCGTCACCGACGCCGACGGGCTGAGCGCCTCCGCCGTCGTGTCCGTGCCCGGGACCGACCTGACCGGCCCCGTCCTGGACTCCACCCGCGTCCCGGTGACCGTGCGCTCCGGGGAGGACGTGGTCCTCGACGTGCGCGACTACGTGCTCACCCGCTCCGGGCGCACCCCCCGCATCACCGACCCGGCCACCGTGACGGCCTCCACCGGCGTGGACCCCGGCATCTCCCTGACCGACGAGACCCACATCGCCTTCCACGTGTCCGCCGACTACTCGGGGCGGTCCTCGGTGTCCTTCACGGTGCGCGACGGCGCCGCCGACGACGACTCGGCGCTGTCGGCGACCCTGACCCTGCCCCTGCGGGTCGACACCGCCCGCAACACCCCGCCCGTCCTCAAGCCCACGCCCATCCGGGTCGCCGTGGGGGAGGACGCGGTCACCCAGGACCTGGCCCTCATGGTCCGCGACCCCGACGGCGCCGACCCGGCCGGCTTCGGCTACGCCGTCTCCGGCATCCCCGACGGCGTGAGCGCGACCCTGGACGGGCACGTCCTGTCCGTCAAGGCCGCCACCGACAAGAAGGGCCCGGCGGGCTCGCTGACGGTCTCCGTCGACGACGGCTCCGGCGCGGTCCAGGCGCAGGTCCCCATCACCATCGTGACCTCGACCAGGCCGCTGACCCAGGTCTCCGAGGCCGTCGTCGAGGCCGCCGGGGCCGGCGTCACCGAGGCCATCGACATCACCCAGTACACGATCAACCCCTTCCCCTCCACCCCGCTGCGCATTACCGCCACCTCCGTGCAGGTGGGCCGGGGCACGGCCGACCCGCAGGGAACCACCCTCAACATCACCCCCGCCACGGGCTTCCACGGCCAGATGACCGTCGTCTACCGGGTCATGGACGCCACCGGGGACGCCGACCGCGTCGTCGAGGGCACCGTCAGGCTCGTCGTGCGCGACCGCCCCGACGCCCCCACCGATGTGCACGCATCCGCCACCGGCGCCGGGCGCGCCCTCGTCGCCTTCCAGCCGGGCGCGGACAACGGCGCCCCGATCACCGGCTACACCCTGACCGACACGAGCACGGGCCTGGACCACTTCTGCGCCGTGTCCTCCTGCGAGCTGACCGGCCTGACCAACGGCGTCGAGCACGCCTTCAGCGTCGTGGCCCACAACGACGTGGGCGACTCGCCCGCCTCGGCGCCCTCCGCCCCCGTCCTCGTCGACGCCTCCCCCGAGGCCCCGGCGGCCCCCGCCGCCGCCCCGGACGGCTCGGGGAGGATCACGGTCTCCTGGCAGGAGCCGGCGAACGAGGGCTCGCCCATCACCGGCTACACCGTCTCCCTGGCCGGCGGGCCGAGCCTGGAGGCGGACGCCTCGGCCCGCTCGGCGCCCTTCGAGGGCCTGGTCAACGGGCAGACCTACAGCGTCACCGTCACCGCCCACAACGCCGGCGGCGACTCGCCGCCCTCGCCCGCCACCCAGGTCACGCCCGTCGGCCCGCCGCAGCCGCCCACCGTCACCGGCGCCACCGTCACCGGCGTCACCGCCACCCAGGCGGGCCTCCACGTCACCTGGGCGCTGGGCGACGCGGGCGGGCGCACCTTCACCTCCGCCACGCTCAGCGCCGGGGCGACCAGCACGCCCGTCGACCCCGGCGCCGGGGCCGCCGACCTGACCATCCCCCTGCCCGGCGACGGCAGAGTCGACGTCACCGTCACGGCGTGCACCGACGAGCCCAAGTGCGTCCCCTCCCCGGCGCACCCCGTCGAGGTCCGCGCCACCGCGCCCGCCCGGCCGACCCTCACCGTGACCGGGGCCACCACCACGGACCTGACCGTCTCCTGGTCCGTGCCCCAGGCCTCCGACCCCGCCGCCACCGCCGCCGTCACGGTCGACGGGCGCGAGATCGCCGCCGGCCAGCCCGAAAGCGGCTCGACGACGGCGACCGGCCTGACCCCCGGCGCCGACCACACGATCACGGTCACCCTCACCAACGCCGCCGGGAGCGCGTCGGCCACCGTCACGGCCGCCACCCTGCCGCGGGTCTCCCTGACCCTGGCCGAGTGCACGGGCAAGGAGGCCGGCCACGGCCCGGGCTGCCGCACCTACTCCCTGACGGCGCAGTCCTGGCCGGCGTCCCTGGGGTCGATGACCTGCACCGTCGCCAGCGACCTGACGGACCCCGCCAACCCGAACCGGCCCCTGACCGCCCCCGCCGTGACCCTGACCGGCACGACCCCCGTGCCCTCGGGGATCGCCGTCGGCTACACCACCCAGGGCGCGCTCGACGCCCACGCCGCCGAGCTGGTGACCTGTACCGGCCCCTGA